The proteins below come from a single Ictalurus punctatus breed USDA103 chromosome 29, Coco_2.0, whole genome shotgun sequence genomic window:
- the rpl9 gene encoding 60S ribosomal protein L9 isoform X1: MKTILSTQTVDIPDNVDVTLKGRTVSVKGPRGVLRREFNHINLELRLLGKKQKKLRVDKWWGNRKELATVRTICSHVQNMIKGVTLGFRYKMRSVYAHFPINVVIQETGSLVEIRNFLGEKYIRRVRMRPGVNCALSAAQKDELVLEGNDIELVSNSAALIQQATTVKNKDIRKFLDGIYVSEKGTVVEPES; encoded by the exons ATGAAGACCATTCTCAGTACCCAGACAGTGGACATCCCTGACAACG TCGATGTGACGTTGAAGGGCCGCACGGTCAGCGTGAAGGGACCTCGCGGGGTTCTGCGCCGCGAGTTCAACCACATCAACCTGGAGCTGCGGCTGCTCGGCAAGAAACAGAAGAAG CTGCGTGTGGATAAATGGTGGGGTAACAGGAAGGAGCTGGCCACAGTCAGAACCATCTGCAGCCATGTTCAGAACATGATCAAGGGTGTAACTCTG GGTTTCAGATACAAGATGCGCTCTGTGTACGCCCATTTCCCCATTAACGTGGTGATTCAGGAGACTGGCTCTCTAGTGGAGATCAGAAACTTCCTGGGGGAGAAGTACATCCGCCGTGTGCGCATGAGGCcag GTGTGAACTGTGCCCTCTCCGCCGCCCAGAAAGACGAGCTGGTACTGGAGGGTAACGATATTGAGCTGGTGTCCAACTCAG CGGCCCTCATCCAGCAGGCAACCACAGTCAAAAATAAGGATATCCGAAAGTTCCTGGACGGTATCTATGTCTCTGAGAAGGGGACAGTAGTGGAGCCAGAGTCGTAG